A genomic region of Gemmata massiliana contains the following coding sequences:
- a CDS encoding tyrosine-type recombinase/integrase — translation MRQAIERACRRCGVPKFTPHRLRHLAATHARAELGVDVARALCGHSLAAVTEVYSRQVDEQLALKAVKRFG, via the coding sequence GTGCGCCAGGCGATCGAGCGCGCGTGCCGGCGGTGCGGGGTCCCGAAATTTACCCCGCACCGGCTGCGCCATTTGGCGGCCACACACGCACGGGCCGAGTTGGGGGTCGATGTGGCCCGGGCCCTGTGCGGGCACTCGCTCGCGGCCGTCACCGAGGTGTACAGCCGGCAGGTCGATGAGCAACTGGCACTCAAGGCCGTGAAACGTTTCGGTTGA
- a CDS encoding Sec-independent protein translocase subunit TatA/TatB translates to MSTTLFAMFGLGGPEILLLLVLGVLLFGRKLPDVGRSLGKTVVEVKKGLKGIEDEVSESSAPRAVIEPDPIKAPTRVTSSSTPKFDDSPASASVPPKL, encoded by the coding sequence GTGTCCACAACTCTATTTGCGATGTTTGGTCTCGGTGGTCCAGAAATCCTGCTCCTTTTGGTTCTTGGTGTTCTCCTGTTCGGGCGGAAGCTGCCCGACGTGGGGCGTTCACTCGGCAAAACAGTTGTCGAAGTGAAGAAGGGGCTCAAAGGGATCGAAGACGAAGTTAGCGAGTCAAGTGCCCCGCGCGCCGTGATCGAACCCGATCCGATTAAGGCTCCGACTCGCGTGACCTCGTCGAGCACTCCAAAGTTCGATGATTCCCCTGCCTCGGCCAGCGTTCCACCCAAGCTTTGA
- a CDS encoding transposase family protein gives MPQVVDGLLYSILAQRPDACKARGKLYPLPSLLTMTVAAILCGCKALTAVARRGRDYNHLRGQFGFTKRRGDRYRSPCFGELSTIYSALGADAFAGVLRRWF, from the coding sequence ATGCCGCAAGTTGTGGATGGCTTGCTGTACTCGATCCTGGCTCAACGGCCCGACGCATGCAAGGCGCGGGGCAAGTTGTACCCGCTGCCGTCACTGCTGACCATGACCGTCGCCGCCATCTTGTGCGGGTGCAAGGCGCTCACCGCCGTCGCGCGGCGGGGGCGTGACTACAACCACCTCCGCGGCCAGTTCGGGTTCACCAAAAGGCGCGGTGATCGCTACCGCTCCCCGTGTTTCGGTGAACTGTCCACCATCTACTCCGCCCTCGGCGCCGATGCCTTCGCGGGCGTGTTGCGGCGCTGGTTCTAG
- a CDS encoding FUSC family protein, with the protein MASWPALVVGENFGDDLNQSLVRLVGTLLGARVGVAFLITLGVDVWSVVACAVVAGLLARLVKLEQLSRVTLAVCMVTLLLHPDQVTSYGLYRPANTLIGAGIGLAVSLFVWPVRAEAAATRAVIKLLGRRAARGG; encoded by the coding sequence GTGGCGTCGTGGCCCGCGCTCGTCGTCGGGGAGAACTTCGGGGACGACCTGAACCAATCGCTCGTGCGGCTGGTCGGCACGCTGCTAGGCGCGCGTGTCGGGGTCGCGTTCCTGATCACCCTCGGCGTCGACGTCTGGTCGGTCGTCGCCTGTGCGGTGGTCGCGGGACTGCTCGCGCGCTTGGTGAAGTTGGAGCAGCTCAGCCGGGTGACGCTCGCCGTGTGCATGGTCACGCTCCTCTTGCACCCCGACCAGGTCACGTCCTACGGGCTGTACCGACCCGCCAACACGCTGATCGGGGCCGGGATCGGGCTCGCGGTGAGCCTCTTCGTGTGGCCCGTTCGTGCCGAGGCCGCGGCCACTCGAGCGGTGATCAAGCTCCTCGGCCGACGTGCTGCTCGCGGCGGATGA
- a CDS encoding ISAs1 family transposase yields the protein MPLALTTVFADLPDPRIETANKLHPLTDILVIATCAVIAGADGWEEIAEYGQSKEDFFRRFLELPNGVPSHDTFERVFAKLDPDAFADRFGRGMRALCESTGLVHIAVDGKSARRSAQGTFTGCLHLVSAWATESRLILGQRSVPEGGHEITTVPDLLAALNLNGAVVTLDAAGCQKATVEQIRQQGGDYVVCVKGNQKGLHDAVADVFDRAGGAELAGCDMAGEAGVGDGREEERYVTVVQDPEGLPGGWTDVGAVALVCRERRAKGQKSEGTGHYYITSLRVRAAVLAGYIRNHWGIENGLHWVLDVAFREDDSRARTGHAAANLGMLRRVAVSLLTRTKVKGSIKTRRMKAGWDDNYLLQVIQGITA from the coding sequence ATGCCCCTCGCGCTGACCACGGTGTTTGCGGACCTGCCCGACCCACGGATCGAGACTGCCAACAAGTTGCACCCGCTGACGGACATCCTGGTGATCGCGACGTGCGCGGTGATCGCTGGGGCCGACGGGTGGGAGGAGATCGCCGAGTACGGACAGAGCAAGGAGGACTTCTTTCGACGGTTCCTCGAACTGCCCAACGGGGTGCCGAGCCACGATACATTCGAGCGCGTGTTCGCCAAACTCGATCCCGATGCGTTCGCCGACCGGTTCGGGCGCGGGATGCGCGCGTTGTGCGAATCGACGGGGTTGGTCCACATCGCGGTCGACGGGAAGAGCGCACGGCGTTCGGCCCAAGGCACGTTCACCGGGTGCCTGCACTTGGTCAGCGCATGGGCCACCGAGAGCCGCCTGATCCTGGGCCAGCGGTCGGTGCCCGAGGGCGGGCACGAGATCACCACGGTGCCCGACCTGTTGGCCGCGCTGAACCTGAACGGCGCGGTGGTGACGCTGGACGCGGCCGGGTGTCAGAAGGCCACGGTCGAGCAGATCCGCCAGCAGGGTGGGGACTATGTGGTGTGCGTGAAGGGGAACCAGAAGGGGCTGCACGACGCCGTGGCCGACGTGTTCGACCGCGCCGGGGGCGCGGAGCTCGCGGGGTGCGACATGGCGGGCGAGGCGGGGGTGGGGGACGGGCGCGAGGAAGAGCGGTACGTGACTGTGGTCCAAGACCCCGAGGGCTTGCCGGGCGGGTGGACCGATGTCGGCGCGGTCGCACTGGTGTGTCGGGAGCGCCGGGCCAAAGGCCAGAAGAGCGAAGGCACGGGGCACTACTACATCACCAGCTTGCGCGTGCGCGCGGCGGTGTTGGCGGGTTACATCCGGAACCATTGGGGCATCGAGAATGGGCTGCATTGGGTGTTGGACGTGGCGTTCCGGGAGGACGATAGCCGCGCCCGCACCGGACACGCGGCAGCGAATCTGGGGATGCTCCGGCGCGTGGCCGTGTCCCTGTTGACGCGCACCAAGGTCAAAGGCAGTATCAAAACCCGGCGCATGAAGGCCGGGTGGGATGACAACTACCTACTGCAAGTTATCCAAGGAATTACAGCCTAA
- a CDS encoding transposase has protein sequence MKCSRTRGKKGIRHPDPDDPPRRRANKQRGHGNFDNDRPPVVGVVGRESGTVALALVGRTDQETRTSFVCSSTVEEAMVYTDEWKGYARLAQNNRGHATVNHAPGQREWARDDDGDGIREVHDNTLEGLWAALRTFLRPFRGISKHYLDQYVAIFQWAHNLKDAIPDTLRIMLRLTPDAS, from the coding sequence ATGAAATGTTCCAGAACGCGGGGGAAAAAAGGCATTCGCCACCCGGACCCCGATGACCCGCCTCGGCGACGGGCCAACAAGCAACGGGGCCACGGGAACTTCGACAACGATCGCCCGCCGGTGGTCGGAGTCGTCGGCCGGGAAAGTGGCACGGTTGCCCTCGCGCTCGTGGGTCGAACGGATCAGGAGACGCGTACCTCATTCGTCTGCTCGTCGACCGTCGAGGAGGCGATGGTGTACACCGACGAATGGAAGGGGTACGCCCGGTTGGCGCAGAACAATCGCGGTCATGCGACGGTGAACCACGCGCCCGGTCAGCGGGAGTGGGCCCGAGATGACGACGGGGACGGGATCCGCGAAGTGCATGACAACACCCTGGAAGGATTGTGGGCCGCGTTGCGAACGTTCCTGCGCCCGTTCCGAGGGATTAGCAAGCACTACCTCGACCAATACGTCGCCATCTTTCAGTGGGCCCACAACCTCAAAGACGCGATACCCGACACGCTGAGAATTATGCTCCGCCTCACCCCTGACGCCTCATGA
- a CDS encoding DUF4349 domain-containing protein, whose protein sequence is MAPRETATLQLAATDVPSAYQALRDAVAKTTGRVLGAQLNEQDRQNITAQFDFEVRRADEGVVRAALGAAGDVVSRQVARVPESDSVTDAKVLYRVALAPAGRLAPRRRRRCPSRSRTWTVRPRCSRPRWPKRRGGRWTRNSTGTRRGGRRRGSYSRSRWRRPPGLVERLKGAGTVRASQSVRDPQATEGRFATARLHVTLTNAEAIVPDGTGVWPKVREGLSISASVLLTSVTWVVFGLCVVLPWALIGVGGYRLVRRFSGLC, encoded by the coding sequence GTGGCGCCCCGGGAGACGGCCACGCTGCAACTGGCCGCGACCGACGTCCCGAGCGCCTACCAGGCCCTGCGGGACGCGGTGGCCAAGACGACCGGTCGGGTCCTGGGCGCGCAACTCAACGAGCAGGACCGGCAGAACATCACGGCCCAGTTCGACTTCGAGGTGCGGCGTGCGGACGAAGGGGTTGTGCGGGCGGCTCTCGGGGCCGCGGGGGACGTGGTCTCGCGGCAGGTGGCACGGGTCCCCGAGAGCGACAGCGTGACCGACGCGAAGGTACTGTACCGGGTGGCGCTGGCACCGGCCGGCCGGCTCGCGCCCCGGAGACGGCGACGTTGTCCGTCGAGGTCGCGGACGTGGACGGTGCGGCCGCGGTGCTCGAGGCCCAGGTGGCCGAAGCGAAGGGGCGGCCGGTGGACGCGAAACTCGACCGGGACGCGCAGGGGCGGGCGACGGCGCGGCTCGTATTCGAGGTCCCGTTGGCGGCGGCCCCCCGGGCTCGTGGAGCGCCTCAAGGGCGCGGGCACGGTGCGGGCCTCGCAGTCGGTCCGCGACCCGCAGGCGACCGAGGGCCGGTTCGCGACGGCCCGGCTCCACGTGACGCTCACGAACGCGGAGGCGATCGTCCCGGACGGCACCGGGGTGTGGCCCAAGGTGCGCGAGGGGCTGTCGATCAGCGCGTCGGTGCTCCTCACCTCGGTGACGTGGGTAGTGTTCGGGCTGTGCGTGGTACTCCCGTGGGCGCTCATCGGGGTCGGCGGGTACCGGCTCGTGCGCCGGTTCTCGGGCTTGTGCTGA
- a CDS encoding DUF4349 domain-containing protein, translating to MRLTSQDVTKAYTDTESRLRGARTMEQRLLQIIKEGKGEIKQLLEAERELGCGAPRSRSSRASSGTTRTGPRSAP from the coding sequence GTGCGGCTCACGAGTCAGGACGTGACGAAGGCGTACACGGACACCGAGAGCCGGCTCCGGGGGGCGCGCACGATGGAACAGCGCCTGCTCCAGATCATTAAGGAGGGCAAGGGGGAGATCAAGCAGCTCCTCGAGGCCGAGCGCGAGCTCGGGTGTGGCGCGCCAAGGTCGAGGAGTTCGAGGGCGAGCTCCGGTACTACGCGAACCGGGCCGCGCTCAGCACCCTGA
- a CDS encoding DUF4349 domain-containing protein, whose product MRRIVIRSGDIEFEVESFDAAAATVTKLVSGLKGAFVGTVNSDKLSNGKVRGAVTMRVPAEHLDGLMLDLRRELGKGAN is encoded by the coding sequence GTGCGCCGGATCGTAATTCGGTCCGGGGACATCGAGTTCGAGGTCGAGTCGTTCGACGCCGCGGCCGCAACGGTCACCAAACTCGTGTCGGGCCTCAAAGGGGCGTTCGTGGGCACCGTCAACAGCGACAAGTTGTCCAACGGCAAGGTGCGCGGCGCGGTCACCATGCGGGTCCCCGCGGAGCACCTCGATGGGCTCATGCTCGACTTGCGCCGCGAGCTGGGCAAGGGGGCGAACTGA
- a CDS encoding anti-sigma factor family protein, producing MSDHIWAQEHIAAHIAGGLDPREIERLEAHARDCPACGAALTEARRLDRALSNLFAGAGAGPGLEDRAVARLRDAVLRRPGLGPTAKRCALAAASALALGRRCGRRGARDR from the coding sequence ATGTCCGATCACATCTGGGCCCAGGAGCACATCGCCGCGCACATCGCGGGCGGGCTCGACCCGCGCGAGATCGAGCGCCTCGAAGCGCACGCCCGCGACTGTCCCGCGTGCGGGGCCGCTCTGACCGAGGCCCGTCGACTCGATCGGGCCCTGAGCAACTTGTTCGCGGGCGCGGGCGCCGGGCCGGGGCTTGAGGACCGTGCCGTTGCCCGGCTCCGGGACGCGGTACTCCGGCGCCCGGGGCTCGGGCCGACCGCGAAGCGGTGCGCGCTCGCCGCGGCCTCGGCTCTGGCGCTCGGGCGTCGGTGCGGTCGCCGAGGCGCTCGTGACCGGTAA
- a CDS encoding RNA polymerase sigma factor, translating into MGGGRTSEADTALVARARTGDRAAFEELVRRMSRLVYARLYLDTGRADRAEDLVQETYLRAFRAVHRLGDPAGFRPWLLAIAHNVLFDDARQSGRLKRGPQPVGAHLGHVPSREPEPGAAAERAELRQRVLAVLRLLPEEYRLPLTLRYITGAGYDQIGEQLGLTNGSLRGRLFRGLKELRERLPLDFAAEFECR; encoded by the coding sequence ATGGGCGGAGGACGTACGAGCGAGGCCGATACCGCCCTGGTCGCGCGGGCACGGACCGGGGACCGTGCCGCATTCGAGGAACTCGTGCGCCGGATGTCCCGGCTCGTGTACGCGCGCCTGTACCTCGACACCGGGCGCGCTGATCGGGCCGAGGACCTGGTCCAGGAGACGTACCTGCGCGCGTTCCGGGCGGTCCACCGGCTCGGAGACCCGGCCGGGTTCCGCCCGTGGCTCCTGGCGATCGCTCACAACGTCCTGTTCGACGACGCGCGACAGTCGGGCCGACTCAAGCGCGGCCCCCAACCGGTCGGAGCGCACCTGGGGCACGTGCCCTCGCGCGAACCGGAACCGGGCGCGGCCGCCGAGCGCGCGGAACTGCGCCAGCGGGTTCTCGCGGTGCTCCGGTTGCTGCCCGAGGAGTACCGGCTGCCGCTCACGCTCCGGTACATCACCGGGGCCGGGTACGACCAGATCGGTGAGCAGCTGGGGTTGACCAACGGGTCCCTGCGGGGGCGGCTGTTCCGCGGGCTGAAGGAGCTCCGGGAGCGCCTCCCGCTCGATTTCGCGGCCGAGTTCGAGTGCCGCTAG
- a CDS encoding DUF2924 domain-containing protein, giving the protein MATNVAREIAALARMTASNLRARCTEVFGEPTRTGNRTWLVRRIAWRLQALAEGDLSEGARAAELARDADLRVIPPGAGPRPRACAWLRPRPGS; this is encoded by the coding sequence ATGGCAACGAACGTCGCGCGCGAGATCGCGGCGCTGGCCCGGATGACCGCTTCGAACCTGCGCGCCCGGTGCACCGAGGTGTTCGGGGAGCCGACCCGCACCGGGAACCGCACGTGGCTCGTGCGCCGCATCGCGTGGCGCCTCCAGGCACTCGCCGAGGGCGACCTCTCGGAGGGAGCGCGGGCCGCGGAATTGGCCCGAGACGCGGACCTGCGCGTGATCCCGCCCGGGGCCGGGCCGAGACCGCGAGCTTGCGCGTGGTTGCGCCCGAGACCGGGTTCGTGA
- a CDS encoding DUF3987 domain-containing protein, protein MHRGDALIYDRKTGDKTSVFVPHACVSVCGGVQPGPLTRLASRDLFDSGLVARLVFAMPPRAPKTWSDEQISSETKAAADRSLDALYALAGGVDEDGAPRPRAGALAGPARERLKGFVNAWGLKQFEAEGERAAALAKLKALPGQFALIHHTVATTAGPIGLENIEAGIRIAEWCARETERVYALIHESAGDKEVRKLLEVVARLAGRHGGRQTVALL, encoded by the coding sequence ATGCACCGCGGGGACGCGCTCATCTACGACCGCAAGACCGGGGACAAGACGAGCGTGTTCGTGCCCCACGCGTGCGTGTCCGTGTGCGGCGGGGTCCAGCCCGGGCCCCTCACGCGCCTCGCGTCCCGGGACCTGTTCGACTCCGGGCTCGTGGCCCGGCTCGTGTTCGCCATGCCGCCCCGCGCGCCCAAGACCTGGAGCGACGAGCAGATCTCCTCGGAAACAAAGGCCGCCGCGGACCGGTCCCTGGACGCCCTGTACGCGCTGGCCGGCGGGGTCGACGAGGACGGGGCCCCGCGACCACGAGCGGGCGCGCTCGCGGGCCCGGCCCGGGAGCGCCTCAAGGGGTTCGTCAACGCGTGGGGGCTCAAACAGTTCGAGGCCGAGGGCGAGCGCGCCGCGGCCCTGGCCAAGCTCAAGGCCCTGCCCGGGCAGTTCGCGCTGATCCACCACACGGTCGCGACCACCGCGGGTCCGATCGGGCTCGAGAACATCGAGGCCGGGATCCGGATCGCCGAGTGGTGCGCCCGCGAAACCGAGCGCGTGTACGCGCTGATCCACGAGTCGGCCGGAGACAAGGAGGTGCGCAAGCTGCTCGAGGTGGTCGCGCGCCTAGCCGGGCGCCACGGCGGGCGCCAGACCGTGGCCCTTCTCTAG
- a CDS encoding DNA polymerase, which yields MVGQNLGFDLPFLTRLGFVPGRARDILLASQVLHAGDRTIGHALKELAHRHLGLALNKELPSADWSGALTGHVQYAARDAELPLALGDKLAAELAQAGLTNTAEIETGALPAATWAATHGVGFDRTTWEAGADAAEVRVRNLRGRLDELAPNAGNLFGVTNWNSVDDVTDAFARLGIALSFTGDDALAALDHPVAPVLRAYRAAAKLAGSYGREWLRHVAPDARVYATWKQIGAGASGRMSCKEPNLQQLPRNPRYRRCFAAPPGRVLVKADYSQIELRIAARITGDRRMLDAYRTGEDLHTTTARAVLGKTDVTKDDRQLAKSLNFGLLYGMGSRALAAYAASNFGVALTEAEAGRHRDTFFRTYPGLRAWHRGVPNGTVETCTRGGRRRIGVSAFTEKLNTPVQGTGADGLKRALALLWEHRSACPGAFPVLLVHDEIVVECDEAQQSEAAAWVRGAMADGMAPLIDPVPVEIEVSAGRSWGG from the coding sequence ATCGTCGGCCAGAACCTCGGGTTCGACCTCCCGTTCCTCACGCGCCTCGGGTTCGTTCCCGGGCGCGCGCGCGACATCCTGCTCGCGAGTCAGGTGCTCCACGCCGGGGACCGCACGATCGGGCACGCGCTCAAGGAACTCGCGCACCGGCACCTCGGCCTCGCGCTCAACAAGGAGCTCCCGTCCGCCGACTGGTCCGGGGCGCTCACCGGCCACGTGCAATACGCGGCCCGGGACGCCGAGCTCCCGCTCGCACTCGGAGACAAGCTCGCGGCCGAACTCGCGCAGGCCGGCCTCACGAACACGGCCGAGATCGAAACCGGTGCCCTGCCCGCGGCCACGTGGGCCGCAACTCACGGCGTCGGGTTCGACCGCACCACGTGGGAAGCCGGGGCCGACGCCGCCGAGGTCCGGGTTCGGAACCTGCGGGGCCGGCTCGACGAGCTCGCGCCCAACGCCGGAAACCTGTTCGGGGTCACGAACTGGAACTCGGTCGATGACGTTACGGATGCGTTCGCCCGGCTCGGGATCGCCCTGAGCTTCACCGGTGACGACGCGCTCGCGGCCCTGGACCACCCGGTCGCACCGGTCCTGCGCGCGTACCGGGCCGCGGCCAAGCTCGCCGGGTCCTACGGGCGCGAGTGGCTCCGGCACGTGGCACCCGACGCACGCGTGTACGCCACCTGGAAGCAGATCGGGGCCGGGGCCTCAGGGCGCATGAGCTGTAAGGAGCCCAACTTGCAGCAGCTCCCTCGGAACCCGCGGTACCGCCGGTGCTTCGCGGCACCGCCCGGGCGCGTGCTCGTGAAGGCCGACTACTCCCAGATCGAGCTCCGCATCGCGGCCCGGATCACGGGTGACCGGCGCATGCTCGACGCATACCGAACGGGCGAGGACCTGCACACCACCACGGCCCGGGCCGTGCTCGGGAAAACCGACGTCACGAAAGACGACCGGCAGCTCGCGAAATCGTTGAACTTCGGACTCCTCTACGGCATGGGTTCCCGGGCACTGGCGGCGTATGCGGCCTCGAACTTCGGGGTGGCGCTGACCGAGGCCGAGGCGGGGCGGCACCGGGACACGTTCTTCCGCACGTACCCGGGGCTGCGCGCGTGGCACCGGGGCGTGCCCAACGGGACCGTGGAAACGTGCACCCGGGGAGGACGCCGACGGATCGGGGTGAGCGCGTTCACGGAGAAGCTGAACACGCCCGTGCAGGGCACCGGAGCCGACGGGCTCAAGCGCGCCCTGGCCCTGTTGTGGGAGCACCGGTCCGCGTGCCCGGGCGCGTTCCCGGTGCTGCTCGTGCACGACGAGATCGTGGTCGAGTGCGACGAGGCCCAACAAAGTGAAGCGGCGGCGTGGGTGCGTGGCGCGATGGCGGACGGGATGGCCCCGCTCATTGACCCGGTGCCCGTCGAGATCGAGGTGAGCGCGGGCCGGTCCTGGGGCGGGTAA